The following proteins are co-located in the Candidatus Accumulibacter cognatus genome:
- a CDS encoding TetR family transcriptional regulator → MVRRTKDEALATREALLDAAERVFCASGVTSATLGDVASAAGVTRGAVYWHFRDKGELFGAMCSRATLPLQSRLEQAADGDGDDAIATLHAVSVQAMREIALNPRTRAVLDILLCKSERLPQPADGAPQIDEMDRQCANALERIIVRAIVQGHLSADTDSHLAAHLLQTFFHGVIQHWLMHPEAFDLNTAAPAMVDTMIAGLVAAPPRRGTGEGPGSPCVRDET, encoded by the coding sequence ATGGTGAGAAGGACGAAAGACGAGGCGTTGGCGACTCGCGAAGCGTTGCTCGATGCCGCCGAGCGGGTGTTCTGTGCCAGCGGCGTGACCAGCGCAACGCTGGGCGACGTGGCAAGCGCCGCTGGTGTCACCCGTGGCGCCGTCTACTGGCACTTCCGCGACAAGGGCGAACTGTTCGGCGCGATGTGCAGCCGCGCCACGCTGCCCTTGCAAAGTCGCCTTGAGCAGGCGGCGGATGGCGACGGTGACGACGCCATCGCCACCCTGCATGCGGTGTCGGTGCAGGCCATGCGCGAGATCGCCCTGAACCCGCGCACGCGCGCGGTGCTGGATATCCTGCTCTGCAAGTCCGAACGGCTGCCCCAACCGGCTGACGGGGCGCCGCAAATCGACGAAATGGATCGCCAATGTGCCAACGCCCTCGAGCGCATCATCGTCCGTGCCATCGTGCAGGGCCACCTGTCCGCCGACACCGACAGCCATCTCGCGGCACACTTGCTGCAGACGTTCTTCCACGGGGTGATCCAGCACTGGCTGATGCATCCGGAAGCCTTCGACCTGAACACCGCGGCACCGGCGATGGTGGACACGATGATCGCCGGTCTGGTCGCGGCGCCGCCGCGGCGGGGTACTGGCGAGGGGCCGGGATCGCCTTGCGTTCGCGACGAAACCTGA
- a CDS encoding DUF2784 domain-containing protein: protein MSDRLLADALVLVHLLFIVFVVLGGVLVLRWPRLALAHLPAVCWGALVELTGRECPLTPLENRWRQAAGEAGYRGSFIEHYLLPIIYPAELTRSMQFTLGAVVIVVNCSLYGWLVYRGHTRSKQTSGLRPERRT from the coding sequence GTGAGCGATCGACTCCTGGCAGACGCCCTCGTTCTGGTCCATTTGCTGTTCATCGTCTTCGTCGTTCTCGGAGGCGTGCTGGTACTGCGCTGGCCACGGCTGGCGCTGGCCCACCTCCCGGCCGTCTGCTGGGGCGCCCTGGTCGAGTTGACCGGCAGGGAGTGTCCGCTGACGCCACTGGAAAATCGCTGGCGACAGGCTGCCGGCGAAGCTGGCTATCGCGGCAGTTTCATCGAGCATTACCTGCTGCCGATCATCTATCCTGCCGAACTCACACGCAGCATGCAGTTCACTCTGGGCGCCGTGGTGATCGTCGTTAACTGTTCCCTGTACGGCTGGCTGGTCTATCGCGGGCACACCCGCTCGAAACAGACTTCGGGACTTCGTCCGGAGCGTCGAACATAG
- a CDS encoding RNA-binding S4 domain-containing protein: MALTEPTQAVLERMRIDKWLWAARFYKTRSLAAQAIAAGHVKMDGHTVKAARELRCTDRLEIAIGDVVWSIVVCGLNEQRRPASEAQQLYEESAESRARRAAAREARQLAPVPGSELRGRPTKKARRQIRGFNENAA, translated from the coding sequence ATGGCCTTGACCGAACCTACGCAAGCTGTACTGGAGCGCATGCGCATCGACAAATGGCTGTGGGCGGCACGCTTCTACAAGACGCGCTCGCTGGCAGCGCAGGCGATCGCCGCCGGCCACGTCAAGATGGACGGTCACACCGTCAAGGCGGCACGCGAGCTGCGCTGTACCGACCGCCTCGAAATCGCCATCGGCGACGTCGTCTGGAGCATCGTCGTATGCGGCCTCAACGAACAGCGCCGCCCGGCAAGCGAAGCGCAGCAACTCTACGAGGAAAGTGCAGAGAGCCGCGCGCGGCGCGCGGCGGCCCGGGAAGCCCGGCAACTGGCGCCGGTTCCCGGCAGCGAGCTGCGTGGTCGGCCAACCAAGAAGGCGCGGCGGCAGATCAGGGGCTTCAACGAGAATGCCGCGTGA
- a CDS encoding response regulator transcription factor yields MIATPEANQADDERSTLLLVDDDDAFRRVLGRALDRRGYAVTVAANVATAIAKAQTQAPEYAVIDLKMPGASGLVLIEKLIELDPNTRIVMLTGYASIATAIEAIKLGAVHYLAKPCDADAVVAALNKGNSGDSAIPVAGSPLSIDRLEWEHIQRVLAEHQGNISATARALKMHRRTLQRKLGKRPSRE; encoded by the coding sequence ATGATTGCCACTCCCGAAGCAAATCAGGCAGACGACGAACGGTCGACGCTGCTGCTGGTCGATGACGACGACGCATTCCGACGCGTTCTTGGACGTGCCCTGGACCGTCGTGGTTATGCCGTGACCGTTGCCGCCAATGTCGCCACGGCGATCGCCAAGGCCCAGACCCAGGCACCCGAGTACGCGGTCATCGATCTCAAGATGCCGGGCGCATCGGGACTGGTGCTGATCGAGAAACTGATCGAACTCGACCCGAACACGCGCATCGTCATGCTCACCGGCTACGCCAGCATCGCCACCGCGATCGAGGCCATCAAGCTCGGCGCTGTCCACTACCTGGCCAAACCCTGCGATGCCGATGCCGTCGTTGCAGCGCTCAACAAGGGCAACAGCGGTGATTCGGCGATTCCGGTTGCCGGCTCACCGCTGTCGATCGATCGGCTCGAGTGGGAGCACATCCAGCGCGTGCTGGCCGAGCATCAGGGCAATATCTCGGCCACCGCACGCGCCCTGAAAATGCACCGCCGCACGCTGCAGCGCAAGCTCGGCAAACGTCCGAGCCGGGAATAA
- a CDS encoding HAMP domain-containing histidine kinase encodes MPHTNHALPGAVRLRPANPLQRLLALRRVEVLTQAVVLVLAVTWLKIPLDVVPMSAAIALLAAVNLLTQWRIHKGGRCSESEIFAHLAIDVGILALLLYFAGGSTNPFVSLFLLPPTLAAAMLPARQAWAMAGMTLVAYTFLMFWKLPLPPPQGDLAQFEALLARATGSAGEHAAHGSGFALHVLGMWLNFVISVGVVAFFLTRMANALKERERELAAAREEALRNEQILSLGTLAAGAAHQLGTPLGTMAVVIRELELKHTDPAEWQEDLQLLREQVDRCKQTISQILAATGQERDESLRSLPLDAYLHRLLDEWQIIRPHARLSVTLQGAQPAPLIAADRTLAQAILNLLDNAADANGSSPEALRFSASWDAGQLLVEILDRGTGLDAATAQHLGEAFFSTKVDAQDRPRGIGIGLFLSNAAIERFGGRVELCNRDDAHGGARTRVTLPLHRLKG; translated from the coding sequence ATGCCTCACACCAATCACGCGCTGCCAGGAGCTGTGCGCCTGCGCCCGGCGAACCCGCTGCAACGCCTGTTGGCCCTGCGCCGGGTTGAAGTGCTGACCCAGGCCGTGGTCCTGGTCCTGGCCGTGACCTGGCTGAAAATCCCGCTCGATGTCGTACCGATGAGCGCCGCCATCGCCCTCCTCGCCGCTGTCAATCTGCTGACTCAATGGCGCATCCACAAGGGTGGCCGCTGTTCCGAAAGCGAAATCTTCGCCCATCTGGCCATCGACGTCGGCATCCTCGCGCTGCTGCTCTACTTTGCCGGAGGCTCGACCAATCCCTTCGTTTCGCTGTTCCTGCTGCCACCCACCCTGGCTGCGGCGATGCTGCCGGCACGGCAGGCCTGGGCGATGGCGGGGATGACCCTGGTTGCCTACACTTTTCTGATGTTCTGGAAGTTGCCGCTGCCTCCCCCGCAAGGCGATCTCGCGCAGTTCGAAGCCTTGCTTGCACGCGCCACCGGCAGTGCCGGCGAACATGCCGCGCACGGCAGCGGCTTTGCCCTCCATGTACTGGGCATGTGGTTGAATTTCGTGATCAGTGTCGGCGTCGTCGCCTTTTTCCTGACGCGCATGGCCAACGCCCTCAAGGAGCGTGAACGCGAACTCGCCGCTGCCCGCGAAGAGGCGCTGCGGAACGAGCAGATTCTCTCGCTCGGCACCCTCGCCGCCGGCGCAGCGCACCAATTGGGGACGCCGCTCGGGACGATGGCCGTGGTGATCCGCGAACTCGAACTCAAGCACACAGACCCGGCCGAATGGCAGGAAGACCTGCAACTGTTGCGTGAGCAGGTCGATCGCTGCAAACAGACGATCTCGCAAATCCTCGCTGCGACTGGCCAGGAGCGTGACGAAAGCCTGCGTTCGCTGCCGCTCGACGCCTACCTGCACCGTCTACTCGACGAATGGCAGATCATCCGTCCGCACGCACGGCTCAGCGTGACGCTGCAGGGTGCGCAGCCGGCACCGCTGATCGCCGCCGACCGTACACTCGCACAGGCGATCCTCAACCTGCTCGACAATGCTGCCGATGCCAACGGCAGCAGCCCGGAAGCACTCCGATTTTCCGCAAGCTGGGATGCCGGGCAACTGCTCGTCGAGATACTCGACCGTGGCACCGGCCTCGATGCAGCAACGGCACAACACCTTGGCGAAGCCTTTTTCAGCACCAAGGTCGATGCTCAGGACCGACCACGCGGTATCGGCATCGGCCTGTTCCTCAGCAACGCCGCCATCGAACGTTTCGGTGGCAGGGTTGAACTCTGCAACCGCGATGATGCGCATGGTGGCGCCCGCACCCGTGTCACCCTGCCCCTGCACCGCCTGAAAGGCTGA
- a CDS encoding IS982 family transposase, whose product MPLETFMVTVYCLVCEALNIVVPGGNPRKRGFPPKLSDAEALTMAFVGTVLGYQSDKAVWKYFLRHWAAGFPSLGDRSTFVRQLANLGHIEAFLHQHWARTLEAFAAKVHLVDGFPVPVCHPRRVGRRTLFRGEAGWGFCASKDEHYFGFHGLVLTTADGIITGVASRAAHIDERDALFDLPLEYSRGALFGNKGFIRPILTEDLSAMGMTLHSPLRRNMMDSRPKSLVDHIVSVRRRVETVIGQLAERFSAERTGARMLWQLVSRIYRKVAAHPLCVLLNQSLGRPLLDFEGLVTE is encoded by the coding sequence ATGCCCCTCGAAACCTTCATGGTCACTGTCTACTGCCTTGTTTGCGAGGCGCTGAACATTGTCGTTCCTGGGGGGAACCCGCGCAAGCGAGGATTTCCCCCCAAATTGTCGGATGCTGAGGCCCTGACAATGGCGTTCGTCGGTACCGTCCTCGGATACCAAAGTGACAAGGCCGTTTGGAAGTACTTCCTCCGGCATTGGGCCGCAGGGTTCCCGAGTCTGGGCGACCGTTCGACTTTCGTCCGGCAACTAGCCAACCTCGGCCATATCGAAGCCTTTCTGCACCAGCACTGGGCAAGGACGCTGGAGGCGTTCGCGGCGAAAGTGCATCTCGTGGACGGATTCCCCGTGCCCGTGTGCCACCCCAGGCGGGTCGGTCGCCGCACCCTCTTCCGGGGCGAGGCGGGTTGGGGCTTCTGCGCCTCAAAAGATGAGCATTACTTTGGTTTCCATGGCCTCGTGCTCACGACGGCGGACGGCATCATCACGGGGGTAGCCTCGAGGGCGGCCCATATCGATGAACGTGACGCCCTCTTTGACCTGCCGTTGGAGTACAGTCGCGGGGCGTTGTTCGGCAACAAAGGGTTCATCCGTCCCATTCTGACCGAGGATTTATCCGCGATGGGCATGACTCTCCATTCTCCCTTGCGCAGGAACATGATGGACTCGCGCCCCAAATCCCTCGTCGACCACATCGTCTCGGTACGCCGCCGTGTTGAGACCGTCATCGGGCAGCTTGCCGAACGCTTCTCCGCCGAACGTACCGGAGCACGGATGCTCTGGCAGTTGGTTTCCCGTATCTACAGGAAAGTCGCCGCCCATCCCTTGTGCGTCCTGCTCAACCAGTCCTTGGGACGACCCCTGCTGGATTTCGAAGGGCTGGTCACAGAGTAA
- a CDS encoding thermonuclease family protein: MVADPNCRTKRCPKTLEADLVQLTVGFAWWYQKYAKKQSPEDAGRYQFAEQEARAKRAGLWADGHPIPPWDWRRGTR, translated from the coding sequence ATGGTCGCAGACCCGAACTGCCGAACAAAACGGTGTCCCAAAACGCTTGAAGCCGACCTCGTACAACTCACGGTCGGCTTCGCCTGGTGGTATCAGAAATACGCGAAGAAGCAGTCGCCCGAGGATGCGGGGCGATATCAATTCGCCGAGCAGGAAGCTCGTGCGAAGCGTGCCGGCCTGTGGGCCGATGGTCACCCGATTCCTCCCTGGGATTGGCGGCGTGGTACACGGTAA